One window from the genome of Lathamus discolor isolate bLatDis1 chromosome 8, bLatDis1.hap1, whole genome shotgun sequence encodes:
- the AP3B2 gene encoding AP-3 complex subunit beta-2 isoform X2: MAPWQCPHLTVSHLFHEPLALSPSLAVSPHLWPPGSVLQPGSAPLAPGLAVSPGPCWQCPSSPDLPSVLPGPAGSPPPCPIGTLWYGSVPQSRSPWHCSQCSPVWPGSPSDMPSVSPMLAVSTHPWPPWQCPHHCPSPDPIPLWPHQLCHHPRELCMAQEKCHAGGTTPDVPLCHPTACAGVPGAGEGAPCSVPEPCCRMGITWDVIPWGGLVHRQGRCNSLQSNTNPTSGFSGSARRRSRTTALPPSPRPPLLAKAMLSLPPVQKLLRQLPAGPAKPLAGGDTAEEVTSPVLATEAGQPACYSALQADELRLLASPKPTVATSTGPPLRHDDLKEMLDSNKDSLKLEAMKRIVAMIARGKNASDLFPAVVKNVACKNIEVKKLVYVYLVRYAEEQQDLALLSISTFQRGLKDPNQLIRASALRVLSSIRVPIIVPIMMLAIKEAASDMSPYVRKTAAHAIPKLYSLDSDQKDQLIEVIEKLLADKTTLVAGSVVMAFEEVCPERIDLIHKNYRKLCNLLIDVEEWGQVVIINMLTRYARTQFLSPNQNESLLEESAEKAFYGSEEEDTKDPKAEAASLAKRKPYVMDPDHRLLLRNTKPLLQSRNAAVVMAVAQLYFHLAPKAEVGVIAKALVRLLRSHSEVQYVVLQNVATMSIKRRGMFEPYLKSFYIRSTDPTQIKILKLEVLTNLANETNISTILREFQTYIRSMDKDFVAATIQAIGRCATNIGKVRDTCLNGLVQLLSNRDELVVAESVVVIKKLLQMQPAQHSEIIKHMAKLTDNIQVPMARASILWLIGEYCEHVPKIAPDVLRKMAKSFTNEEDIVKLQVINLAAKLYLTNSKQSKLLTQYVLNLAKYDQNYDIRDRARFIRQLIVPTEKSGALNKYAKKLFLAQKPAPILESSFKDRDHFQLGSLSHLLNAKAVGYQELPDWPDEAPDPSVRNVEVPEWTKCTSREKRKEKAEKPFYSDSDGESGPTESADSEPESVSEDSGSSSSSSSSSGSEEEEEEEEEGSGEQSEDKEEEEEKRPKRKEKEGSRKAAAGSAGSPSEDEEEEEGTKQAKKKKAAPGRKGHAETSSEEASTSESSSSGSESGSEAEAKQRKAPPRSRAGPKEISLLDLDDFTPPPPQPVPSSSIISTSLVTDLEGLTLTDTSLTPTLLSPAFGAVRTYELLHRMAGEGLSVEYCFSRRPFPGDPHMVAVHIQISNNTDAEVKSLRVSEPKLLSGMRIQEFPEIECLAPGDTANVVMGIDFCDSTQAANFQLCTHTRHFYVSIQPPVGELMAPVFMSENEFKKEQGKLTGMSEITEKLTLPEKCRSDHAIVQQVSSAANVGRVPCGANNEYRFAAKTMTSGSLVLITLERWEGAAAQLTVNSEKMVIGTMLVKDITQALAQ, encoded by the exons ATGGCCCCCTGGCAGTGTCCCCATCTCACAGTGTCCCACCTCTTCCATGAGCCCCTGGCATTGTCCCCCAGTTTGGCAGTGTCCCCCCATCTCTGGCCCCCTGGCAGCGTCCTCCAGCCTGGCAGTGCTCCCCTGGCCCCAGGGCTGGCAGTGTCCCCTGGCCCCTGCTGGCAGTGTCcttccagccctgacctgccatCAGTGCTCCCTGGTCCAGCAGGGTCCCCACCACCCTGCCCCATCGGCACTCTCTGGTATGGCAGCGTCCCTCAGTCCCGATCACCCTGGCATTGTTCCCAGTGTTCCCCAGTCTGGCCAGGTTCCCCCAGTGACATGCCATCAGTGTCCCCCATGCTGGCAGTGTCCACCCATCCCTGGCCCCCCTGGCAGTGTCCCCATCACTGCCCTTCACCAGATCCCATCCCCTTGTGGCCACACCAGCTCTGCCACCATCCCCGTGAACTATGCATGGCGCAAGAGAAGTGTCACGCAGGTGGCACAACCCCAGATGTCCCATTGTGCCACCCCACTGCCTGTGCGGGGGTCCCTGGCGCTGGGGAAGGTGCTCCCTGCAGTGTCcctgagccctgctgcaggatggGTATCACTTGGGATGTGATACCCTGGGGTGGCCTTGTCCACCGGCAAGGGCGTTGCAATAGTCTGCAATCCAACACCAACCCCACGTCAGGTTTCAGTGGCAGTgccaggaggaggagcaggaccACAGCCCTGCCACCATCCCCACGGCCACCACTGCTGGCCAAAGCCATGCTGTCCCTGCCACCAGTGCAGAAGCTGCTGCGGCAGCTACCGGCTGGGCCGGCAAAGCCACTGGCGGGTGGTGACACAGCCGAGGAGGTGACAAGCCCGGTGCTGGCCACCGAGGCCGGACAACCCGCCTGCTACAGCGCCCTGCAAGCCGACGAGCTGCGGCTGCTCGCCAGCCCCAAGCCCACCGTGGCCACCAGCACCGGGCCACCACTGCG ACACGATGACCTCAAGGAGATGCTTGATAGCAACAAGGATTCGCTCAAGCTGGAGGCCATGAAGAGGATCGTGGCG ATGATCGCCCGGGGTAAAAACGCCTCCGACCTCTTCCCAGCTGTGGTGAAAAACGTTGCCTGCAAGAACATTGAG GTGAAGAAGCTGGTGTATGTCTACCTGGTGCGCtatgcagaggagcagcaggatcTGGCCTTGCTCTCCATCTCCACCTTCCAGCGAGGACTTAAG GATCCCAACCAGCTGATCCGTGCCAGCGCCCTGCGGGTCCTCTCCAGCATCCGTGTGCCCATCATCGTGCCCATCATGATGCTGGCCATCAAGGAGGCCGCCTCAGACATGTCTCCCTATGTGCGCAAGACAGCCGCCCATGCTATCCCCAAGCTGTACAG CCTCGACTCGGACCAGAAGGACCAGCTCATCGAAGTGATCGAGAAGCTGCTGGCGGACAAGACCACG CTAGTGGCCGGCAGCGTGGTGATGGCATTCGAGGAGGTGTGCCCGGAGCGCATTGACCTCATCCACAAGAACTACCGCAAGCTGTGCAACCTGCTCATCGACGTGGAGGAATGGGGGCAGGTGGTCATCATCAACATGCTCACCCGCTATGCACGCACCCAGTTTCTCAGCCCCAACCAGAAC GAGTCCTTGCTGGAGGAGAGCGCCGAGAAAGCTTTCTATGGCTCCGAGGAGGAGGACACCAAGGACCCCAAGGCAGAGGCAGCCTCACTGGCCAAGCGCAAGCCCTATGTCATGGACCCTGACCACCGCCTGCTCCTGCGCAACACCAAACCCCTGCTGCAGAGCCGCAATGCTGCG GTGGTGATGGCCGTGGCACAGCTCTACTTCCACCTGGCACCCAAGGCAGAGGTTGGCGTCATCGCCAAGGCACTGGTGCGGCTCCTGCGGAGTCACAG CGAGGTGCAGTATGTCGTGCTGCAGAACGTGGCCACTATGTCCATCAAACGGCGG GGGATGTTTGAGCCATACCTGAAGAGCTTTTACATCCGCTCCACGGACCCCACACAGATCAAGATCCTCAAG CTGGAGGTCCTCACCAACCTGGCCAATGAGACCAACATTTCCACTATCCTGCGGGAGTTCCAG ACCTACATCCGCAGCATGGACAAGGACTTTGTGGCAGCCACCATCCAAGCCATCGGGCGCTGTGCCACCAACATCGGGAAGGTGCGAGACACCTGCCTCAACGGCCTGGTCCAGCTCCTCTCCAACCGGGATG AGCTGGTGGTGGCCGAATCCGTGGTGGTCAtcaaaaagctgctgcagatgcaGCCGGCGCAGCACAGCGAGATCATCAAGCACATGGCCAAGCTCACCGACAACATCCAG GTGCCGATGGCGCGGGCCAGCATCCTGTGGCTCATCGGTGAGTACTGCGAGCACGTGCCCAAGATCGCACCCGACGTGCTGCGCAAGATGGCCAAGTCCTTCACCAACGAGGAGGACATCGTCAAGCTGCAGGTCATCAACCTGGCAGCTAAGCTGTACCTGACCAACTCCAAGCAG AGCAAGCTGCTGACCCAGTATGTCCTCAACTTGGCGAAGTATGACCAGAATTACGACATCCGCGACCGGGCTCGCTTCATCCGCCAGCTCATCGTGCCCACTGAGAAGAGCGGGGCCCTCAACAAATACGCCAAGAAGCTCTTCCTGGCCCAAAAGCCTGCTCCCATCTTGGAGTCCTCCTTCAAAG ACCGGGACCATTTCCAGCTGGGCTCCCTGTCCCACTTGCTCAACGCCAAGGCTGTGGGCTACCAGGAGCTGCCTGACTGGCCGGACGAGGCCCCTGACCCCTCTGTGAGGAACGTGGAG gttccGGAGTGGACCAAGTGCACCAGCcgggagaagaggaaggagaaggcgGAGAAACCTTTCTACTCCGACTCAGACGGGGAGTCAGGGCCCACGGAGTCAGCGGACAGCG AGCCTGAGTCTGTCAGTGAGGACAgcggcagctccagcagctccagctccagctccggcagtgaggaggaggaggaagaggaggaggaaggcagcgGGGAGCAGTCTGAggacaaggaggaggaggaggagaagaggccgaagaggaaagagaaggaaggctCCCGGAAGGCAGCTGCGGGGAGTGCGGGCAG CCCCAGcgaggatgaggaggaagaggaggggacaAAGCAAGCCAAGAAGAAGAAGGCAGCTCCGGGGAGGAAGGGCCATGCCGAGACCTCATCAGAGGAGGCCAGCACCTCCGAGAGCAGCTCCTCAGGCTCCGAGTCGGGCTCTGAGGCAGAGGCCAAGCAGAGGAAGGCG CCCCCCAGAAGCAGGGCCGGCCCCAAGGAGATCTCCCTGCTCGACCTGGATGACT tcaccccccctcctccccagcccgTCCCCTCCAGCAGCATCATCTCCACCAGCCTGGTGACTGACCTGGAGGGCCTCACACTCACTGACACGTCCCTGACACCCACT CTGCTGAGCCCGGCGTTCGGTGCGGTGAGGACCTACGAGCTGCTGCACCGCATGGCGGGTGAGGGGCTCTCGGTGGAGTACTGCTTCAGCCGCCGGCCCTTCCCGGGGGACCCCCACATGGTGGCCGTCCACATCCAGATCTCCAACAACACTGATGCCGAGGTGAAGAGCCTGCGGGTCAGTGAGCCCAAGCTGCTCTCCGGGATGAGGATCCAGGAGTTCCCGGAGATCG AGTGCCTCGCGCCCGGGGACACGGCCAACGTGGTTATGGGCATCGACTTCTGCGACTCCACACAGGCAGCCAACTTCCAGCTGTG CACCCACACGCGCCACTTCTACGTCTCCATCCAGCCGCCCGTCGGGGAGCTCATGGCCCCCGTCTTCATGAGCGAGAACGAATTCAAGAAGGAGCAGG ggaAGCTGACGGGCATGAGCGAGATCACGGAGAAGCTGACGCTGCCCGAGAAGTGCCGGAGCGACCACGCCATCGTCCAGCAAGTGAGCTCAGCTGCCAACGTGGGCCGCGTGCCCTGCGGTGCCAACAACGAGTACAG GTTCGCAGCCAAGACGATGACGAGTGGGAGCCTCGTGCTCATCACCCTGGAGCGATGGGAGGGCGCTGCGGCCCAGCTGACCGTCAACAGCGAGAAGATGGTTATCGGCACCATGCTGGTGAAGGACATCACCCAGGCCCTGGCGCAGTGA
- the LOC136018877 gene encoding uncharacterized protein LOC136018877 isoform X2, with translation MNLLAQVSNSRQAVAGAASTAAFFLCEGLLGQHFNVVPNGVAEPEPGDLFLFPLASGGPGWWGAHAGVYCGDGEIIHLEGSSGMSPSGIVAKHSKSHLLRSRGPAKVLRRKGGMDVAVLRQRIRVAMDQPVEYDAVTCNCVHFALTLLGLGQLAGATVGATTLGTPTPTPAMCHHSPPCLPGIPSTAVMEVVMCSGAHGAGASFLWDECCTSSFVLPLT, from the exons GTGAGCAACTCCAGGCAG GCAGTAGCTGGGGCAGCGAGCACAGCGGCGTTCTTCCTCTGCGAGGGGCTGCTGGGCCAGCACTTCAATGTGGTCCCCAATGGGGTGGCTGAGCCCGAGCCCGGGGAcctctttctcttcccactgGCCTCGGGGGGCCCTGGCTGGTGGGGTGCCCACGCTGGTGTCTACTGCGGTGACGGGGAGATCATCCACCTGGAAG GCAGCTCAGGGATGTCCCCATCAGGAATCGTGGCCAAGCACAGCAAGAGCCACCTCCTGCGGTCACGGGGCCCGGCCAAGGTGCTGcggaggaagggagggatggacgtggccgtgctGCGGCAGCGCATCCGGGTGGCCATGGACCAGCCGGTGGAGTACGACGCTGTCACCTGCAACTGCGTCCACTTCGCCCTCaccctgctggggctgggccaGCTCGCTGGTGCCACGGTGGGTGCCACCACCCTGGGAACCCCGACACCCACCCCGGCCATGTGTCACCACAGCCCGCCTTGTCTCCCAGgcatccccagcactgcagtgatggAGGTGGTGATGTGCTCAGGGGCACACGGAGCTGGAGCATCCTTCCTGTGGGACGAGTGTTGCACCAGCAGCTTTGTCCTCCCTCTTACATAG
- the AP3B2 gene encoding AP-3 complex subunit beta-2 isoform X1 — MTLTSVPASHPHPARIAPASPAMAASPAYGEDKGGASSLGEPEYGHDPASGGIFSSDYKRHDDLKEMLDSNKDSLKLEAMKRIVAMIARGKNASDLFPAVVKNVACKNIEVKKLVYVYLVRYAEEQQDLALLSISTFQRGLKDPNQLIRASALRVLSSIRVPIIVPIMMLAIKEAASDMSPYVRKTAAHAIPKLYSLDSDQKDQLIEVIEKLLADKTTLVAGSVVMAFEEVCPERIDLIHKNYRKLCNLLIDVEEWGQVVIINMLTRYARTQFLSPNQNESLLEESAEKAFYGSEEEDTKDPKAEAASLAKRKPYVMDPDHRLLLRNTKPLLQSRNAAVVMAVAQLYFHLAPKAEVGVIAKALVRLLRSHSEVQYVVLQNVATMSIKRRGMFEPYLKSFYIRSTDPTQIKILKLEVLTNLANETNISTILREFQTYIRSMDKDFVAATIQAIGRCATNIGKVRDTCLNGLVQLLSNRDELVVAESVVVIKKLLQMQPAQHSEIIKHMAKLTDNIQVPMARASILWLIGEYCEHVPKIAPDVLRKMAKSFTNEEDIVKLQVINLAAKLYLTNSKQSKLLTQYVLNLAKYDQNYDIRDRARFIRQLIVPTEKSGALNKYAKKLFLAQKPAPILESSFKDRDHFQLGSLSHLLNAKAVGYQELPDWPDEAPDPSVRNVEVPEWTKCTSREKRKEKAEKPFYSDSDGESGPTESADSEPESVSEDSGSSSSSSSSSGSEEEEEEEEEGSGEQSEDKEEEEEKRPKRKEKEGSRKAAAGSAGSPSEDEEEEEGTKQAKKKKAAPGRKGHAETSSEEASTSESSSSGSESGSEAEAKQRKAPPRSRAGPKEISLLDLDDFTPPPPQPVPSSSIISTSLVTDLEGLTLTDTSLTPTLLSPAFGAVRTYELLHRMAGEGLSVEYCFSRRPFPGDPHMVAVHIQISNNTDAEVKSLRVSEPKLLSGMRIQEFPEIECLAPGDTANVVMGIDFCDSTQAANFQLCTHTRHFYVSIQPPVGELMAPVFMSENEFKKEQGKLTGMSEITEKLTLPEKCRSDHAIVQQVSSAANVGRVPCGANNEYRFAAKTMTSGSLVLITLERWEGAAAQLTVNSEKMVIGTMLVKDITQALAQ, encoded by the exons ATGACGCTGACATCAGTCCCGGCATCCCACCCGCATCCCGCCCGCATCGCGCCCGCATCCCCCGCCATGGCGGCCAGCCCGGCCTACGGGGAGGACAAGGGGGGGGCCTCCAGCCTGGGCGAGCCCGAGTACGGCCACGACCCCGCCAGCGGCGGCATCTTCTCCTCCGACTACAAGAG ACACGATGACCTCAAGGAGATGCTTGATAGCAACAAGGATTCGCTCAAGCTGGAGGCCATGAAGAGGATCGTGGCG ATGATCGCCCGGGGTAAAAACGCCTCCGACCTCTTCCCAGCTGTGGTGAAAAACGTTGCCTGCAAGAACATTGAG GTGAAGAAGCTGGTGTATGTCTACCTGGTGCGCtatgcagaggagcagcaggatcTGGCCTTGCTCTCCATCTCCACCTTCCAGCGAGGACTTAAG GATCCCAACCAGCTGATCCGTGCCAGCGCCCTGCGGGTCCTCTCCAGCATCCGTGTGCCCATCATCGTGCCCATCATGATGCTGGCCATCAAGGAGGCCGCCTCAGACATGTCTCCCTATGTGCGCAAGACAGCCGCCCATGCTATCCCCAAGCTGTACAG CCTCGACTCGGACCAGAAGGACCAGCTCATCGAAGTGATCGAGAAGCTGCTGGCGGACAAGACCACG CTAGTGGCCGGCAGCGTGGTGATGGCATTCGAGGAGGTGTGCCCGGAGCGCATTGACCTCATCCACAAGAACTACCGCAAGCTGTGCAACCTGCTCATCGACGTGGAGGAATGGGGGCAGGTGGTCATCATCAACATGCTCACCCGCTATGCACGCACCCAGTTTCTCAGCCCCAACCAGAAC GAGTCCTTGCTGGAGGAGAGCGCCGAGAAAGCTTTCTATGGCTCCGAGGAGGAGGACACCAAGGACCCCAAGGCAGAGGCAGCCTCACTGGCCAAGCGCAAGCCCTATGTCATGGACCCTGACCACCGCCTGCTCCTGCGCAACACCAAACCCCTGCTGCAGAGCCGCAATGCTGCG GTGGTGATGGCCGTGGCACAGCTCTACTTCCACCTGGCACCCAAGGCAGAGGTTGGCGTCATCGCCAAGGCACTGGTGCGGCTCCTGCGGAGTCACAG CGAGGTGCAGTATGTCGTGCTGCAGAACGTGGCCACTATGTCCATCAAACGGCGG GGGATGTTTGAGCCATACCTGAAGAGCTTTTACATCCGCTCCACGGACCCCACACAGATCAAGATCCTCAAG CTGGAGGTCCTCACCAACCTGGCCAATGAGACCAACATTTCCACTATCCTGCGGGAGTTCCAG ACCTACATCCGCAGCATGGACAAGGACTTTGTGGCAGCCACCATCCAAGCCATCGGGCGCTGTGCCACCAACATCGGGAAGGTGCGAGACACCTGCCTCAACGGCCTGGTCCAGCTCCTCTCCAACCGGGATG AGCTGGTGGTGGCCGAATCCGTGGTGGTCAtcaaaaagctgctgcagatgcaGCCGGCGCAGCACAGCGAGATCATCAAGCACATGGCCAAGCTCACCGACAACATCCAG GTGCCGATGGCGCGGGCCAGCATCCTGTGGCTCATCGGTGAGTACTGCGAGCACGTGCCCAAGATCGCACCCGACGTGCTGCGCAAGATGGCCAAGTCCTTCACCAACGAGGAGGACATCGTCAAGCTGCAGGTCATCAACCTGGCAGCTAAGCTGTACCTGACCAACTCCAAGCAG AGCAAGCTGCTGACCCAGTATGTCCTCAACTTGGCGAAGTATGACCAGAATTACGACATCCGCGACCGGGCTCGCTTCATCCGCCAGCTCATCGTGCCCACTGAGAAGAGCGGGGCCCTCAACAAATACGCCAAGAAGCTCTTCCTGGCCCAAAAGCCTGCTCCCATCTTGGAGTCCTCCTTCAAAG ACCGGGACCATTTCCAGCTGGGCTCCCTGTCCCACTTGCTCAACGCCAAGGCTGTGGGCTACCAGGAGCTGCCTGACTGGCCGGACGAGGCCCCTGACCCCTCTGTGAGGAACGTGGAG gttccGGAGTGGACCAAGTGCACCAGCcgggagaagaggaaggagaaggcgGAGAAACCTTTCTACTCCGACTCAGACGGGGAGTCAGGGCCCACGGAGTCAGCGGACAGCG AGCCTGAGTCTGTCAGTGAGGACAgcggcagctccagcagctccagctccagctccggcagtgaggaggaggaggaagaggaggaggaaggcagcgGGGAGCAGTCTGAggacaaggaggaggaggaggagaagaggccgaagaggaaagagaaggaaggctCCCGGAAGGCAGCTGCGGGGAGTGCGGGCAG CCCCAGcgaggatgaggaggaagaggaggggacaAAGCAAGCCAAGAAGAAGAAGGCAGCTCCGGGGAGGAAGGGCCATGCCGAGACCTCATCAGAGGAGGCCAGCACCTCCGAGAGCAGCTCCTCAGGCTCCGAGTCGGGCTCTGAGGCAGAGGCCAAGCAGAGGAAGGCG CCCCCCAGAAGCAGGGCCGGCCCCAAGGAGATCTCCCTGCTCGACCTGGATGACT tcaccccccctcctccccagcccgTCCCCTCCAGCAGCATCATCTCCACCAGCCTGGTGACTGACCTGGAGGGCCTCACACTCACTGACACGTCCCTGACACCCACT CTGCTGAGCCCGGCGTTCGGTGCGGTGAGGACCTACGAGCTGCTGCACCGCATGGCGGGTGAGGGGCTCTCGGTGGAGTACTGCTTCAGCCGCCGGCCCTTCCCGGGGGACCCCCACATGGTGGCCGTCCACATCCAGATCTCCAACAACACTGATGCCGAGGTGAAGAGCCTGCGGGTCAGTGAGCCCAAGCTGCTCTCCGGGATGAGGATCCAGGAGTTCCCGGAGATCG AGTGCCTCGCGCCCGGGGACACGGCCAACGTGGTTATGGGCATCGACTTCTGCGACTCCACACAGGCAGCCAACTTCCAGCTGTG CACCCACACGCGCCACTTCTACGTCTCCATCCAGCCGCCCGTCGGGGAGCTCATGGCCCCCGTCTTCATGAGCGAGAACGAATTCAAGAAGGAGCAGG ggaAGCTGACGGGCATGAGCGAGATCACGGAGAAGCTGACGCTGCCCGAGAAGTGCCGGAGCGACCACGCCATCGTCCAGCAAGTGAGCTCAGCTGCCAACGTGGGCCGCGTGCCCTGCGGTGCCAACAACGAGTACAG GTTCGCAGCCAAGACGATGACGAGTGGGAGCCTCGTGCTCATCACCCTGGAGCGATGGGAGGGCGCTGCGGCCCAGCTGACCGTCAACAGCGAGAAGATGGTTATCGGCACCATGCTGGTGAAGGACATCACCCAGGCCCTGGCGCAGTGA